Proteins found in one Primulina eburnea isolate SZY01 chromosome 16, ASM2296580v1, whole genome shotgun sequence genomic segment:
- the LOC140816099 gene encoding uncharacterized protein, with protein sequence MSGKIQLKVGDEKSCWKKKSIFFELEYWKHLHVRHVLDVMHIEKNVCESLIGTLLDIPGKTKDGVAARLDLMEMNLRHDLIPKMGEKRTYLPAACYTLSKSEKRKFCNSLFGIKVPTGYSSNIKNLVSMKDLKLVGLKSHDYHTLMQQLLPVAIRGVLPKHVRDTITRLCGFFNVLYNKVIDVSKLDEIQREIVMILCLLEKYFPPSFFDIMIHLTVHLVREIKLCGPVWFRHMYPFERFMKILKGYVKNHNRPEGCIAERYIAEEAVEFCSDYMSSVDTIGIPSMHRRVQLTKPLSGSVMHYTSDDELNQAHRYLLENDVDVEPYIEEHMTFLDAKFSHKAKSKRWLQDEHNRTFINWLRDTVASAVGNSTREISERLKWVARGPSKQVLKYSNYLIDGVTYHTKERDDVRVVQNSGVSLVATTMQVASAKDKNPVVSDMILMEFFKKYGNLITKCFKFQCLNVIGLRILTRIGFKSDSFILGSQAKQRDNTEDLKEPPTGFGIARDDWSSFVISRLSDDFMKLRDEQKNRRKQNIYPHRMSRKGYARFADEIAAELCDDDDINRAIMWKKGRVNRKGEYEGDELKSAIEKIDGYVQQKIEGTLQYEEGKNDILTKALDSYEHSGRVRGVGGHITPSIYFSIGRVWKSPFGDGHILLNQTKELMEAKILMSEQDARIAEQNARISDQDARIQRLEEMFKKAASNFDIEEKGSCSVKLNPMSHDKNKKSVSNYANSHDDDIKTLSIVEFLQGKAVALTVDCRTNTVAYGTIIHVNADEKLFHGVPSPIPCMHVAIDSAVDELAHLPFPIPHECATVGDAVGAHVAWPAQFVVIQDEKPQKKKNVDHRNKIGLSSSVPRSLHILYCYCKRALTDEQNLSLSVDHDLFDESYELFLHLEDIIPFYSLDPISANCIVVYMWHLYKKMKEDNKTDKFRFVNPHTIPYMPYVSKLEKNAKIEHLNERASVLAERLSVSSTNQLFLVPHNVGYHWILTVIDPYKEMVYLLDSLGHRNRYDDWKYVVDMSVRLFNSNKERKGKKQAIWEVVKGPRQPDSKQCGFYVMRFMREMIEKNATSEKNSIYSIFMNTEYSKEEIDEVRSEWAECIQDYIYE encoded by the exons ATGAGTGGGAAGATTCAGTTGAAGGTAGGTGATGAGAAATCATGTTGGAAAAAGAAATCTATATTCTTCGAACTTGAGTATTGGAAACATCTACATGTTCGACATGTTCTAGATGTGATGCATATTGAAAAAAATGTTTGTGAAAGTCTCATCGGTACGTTACTTGACATTCCAGGAAAAACGAAGGATGGAGTTGCAGCAAGACTAGATCTCATGGAGATGAATTTGAGGCATGATTTGATACCAAAGATGGGGGAGAAAAGAACGTATTTGCCAGCAGCTTGTTATACACTAAGCAAGTCtgagaaaagaaaattttgCAATTCTCTATTTGGAATAAAGGTCCCTACGGGTTACTCATCTAATATTAAAAATCTCGTGTCGATGAAGGACTTGAAACTTGTTGGCCTTAAGTCACATGACTATCACACTTTGATGCAACAATTGCTTCCAGTGGCCATACGTGGTGTCCTACCTAAACATGTTAGAGATACTATCACTCGGTTGTGTGGGTTCTTCAATGTGTTATACAATAAAGTGATAGATGTCTCAAAGTTGGATGAGATACAAAGAGAGATTGTGATGATATTGTGTTTACTGGAGAAATACTTTCCCCCATCTTTTTTTGATATAATGATTCATTTGACCGTTCATCTTGTACGCGAGATAAAATTGTGTGGACCGGTTTGGTTTAGGCATATGTATCCATTTGAAAGATTCATGAAGATATTGAAAGGCTATGTGAAAAATCACAATCGGCCTGAAGGGTGTATAGCCGAACGTTATATTGCTGAAGAGGCTGTGGAATTTTGCTCGGACTACATGTCTAGTGTAGATACAATTGGTATCCCATCAATGCATCGGAGAGTACAACTCACTAAGCCTCTGTCTGGTTCAGTAATGCACTACACTAGTGACGATGAGTTGAATCAAGCACATCGTTATCTACTGGAAAATGATGTTGACGTTGAGCCTTATATCGA GGAACACATGACATTTTTGGATGCAAAATTTTCCCATAAAGCAAAGTCCAAAAGGTGGTTACAAGATGAGCATAACCGAACCTTTATTAACTGGTTACGTGATACT GTTGCAAGTGCAGTTGGCAATTCCACTCGTGAAATTTCAGAAAGATTGAAGTGGGTAGCGCGCGGACCTAGCAAACAAGTGTTAAAGTACTCTAATTATTTGATTGATGGGGTCACTTATCATACAAAAGAGCGAGATGATGTACGAGTTGTGCAAAATTCCGGAGTAAGCTTAGTGGCAACAACAATGCAAGTCGCTAGTGCAAAGGATAAAAATCCAGTTGTGTCAGACATGATTTTAATGGAGTTCTTCAAGAAATATGGGAACTTGATTACCAAATGTTTCAAATTCCAATGTTTAAATGTAATTGGGTTGAGAATATTAACG AGAATTGGATTCAAGTCCGACTCTTTTATCTTGGGCAGTCAAGCAAAGCAG CGGGATAACACTGAGGATTTGAAAGAACCACCTACTGGGTTTGGTATTGCAAGAGATGATTGGAGTTCATTTGTAATCAGTCGCTTGTCTGATGACTTCATG AAATTGCGTGATGAACAAAAGAATAGAAGAAAGCAAAACATATACCCCCATCGTATGTCTCGCAAAGGATATGCACGTTTCGCCGACGAAATA GCAGCTGAGTTATGTGACGATGATGATATAAATCGAGCAATTATGTGGAAGAAAGGACGGGTCAATAGGAAGGGTGAATATGAAGGCGATGAGTTGAAATCGGCAATAGAAAAGATT GATGGTTATGTGCAACAAAAAATCGAGGGTACGTTGCAATATGAAGAGGGAAAAAATGATATACTTACGAAAGCACTGGATTCATATGAACATTCTGGTCGTGTGAGAGGTGTTGGAGGTCATATCACTCCAAGCATCTACTTTAGTATTGGTAGAGTATGGAAGAGTCCTTTTGGTGATGGACATATACTTCTTAATCAGACAAAGGAGTTGATGGAGGCGAAGATATTAATGTCAGAACAAGATGCACGCATCGCAGAACAAAATGCACGCATATCAGATCAAGATGCACGCATACAGCGCCTTGAAGAAATGTTCAAAAAGGCTGCAAGCAACTTTGACATTGAAGAAAAAGGTAGTTGCTCAGTAAAGTTGAATCCCATGAGTCACGATAAAAACAAGAAGAGTGTTTCAAACTATGCAAATTCGCATGATGATGACATCAAAACTTTGAGCATTGTTGAGTTTTTGCAG GGGAAGGCGGTTGCATTGACAGTGGACTGTAGGACAAATACAGTTGCCTACGGCACAATTATCCATGTCAATGCGGATGAGAAATTATTTCATGGTGTTCCATCACCCATTCCTTGCATGCACGTTGCCATTGATAGTGCTGTGGACGAATTAGCACATTTGCCATTTCCGATTCCTCACGAATGTGCTACTGTTGGTGATGCTGTTGGAGCCCATGTAGCTTGGCCAGCACAATTCGTAGTAATTCAAGATGAG AAGCCtcaaaagaagaaaaatgtGGACCACAGAAATAAGATTGGTTTGTCTTCAAGTGTGCCAAGATCTTTGCATATTCTGTACTGTTATTGTAAACGTGCTCTAACCGATGAACAAAATTTATCACTGTCTGTTGATCATGATTTGTTTGACGAGAGTTACGAACTATTTCTGCACCTTGAAGACATCATTCCTTTCTACAGTTTGGATCCAATATCTGCCAACTGTATAGTTGTGTACATGTG GCATCTGTATAAAAAGATGAAAGAAGACAACAAGACTGACAAGTTCAGATTTGTCAATCCACACACGATCCCATACATGCCATATGTATCCAAACTTGAAAAAAACGCAAAAATCGAACACTTGAACGAAAGAGCAAGTGTTTTGGCAGAAAGACTAAGTGTTTCATCAACAAATCAACTATTTTTAGTGCCGCATAATGTTGG TTACCATTGGATTCTTACCGTCATCGATCCTTACAAGGAGATGGTTTATTTGCTGGATTCACTTGGTCATCGAAACCGTTACGATGACTGGAAATATGTGGTGGATAT GAGTGTAAGATTGTTTAATTCTAATAAGGAAAGGAAAGGGAAAAAACAAGCTATATGGGAAGTAGTAAAG ggTCCACGACAACCAGATTCGAAACAGTGTGGTTTTTATGTTATGAGATTTATGAGAGAAATGATTGAAAAAAATGCTACCAGTGAGAAGAACTCGATATATTCAATT TTCATGAACACTGAGTATTCCAAGGAAGAGATTGATGAAGTGCGATCCGAGTGGGCGGAATGCATACAAGACTATATTTACGAATAG